A single region of the Marinitoga litoralis genome encodes:
- the ade gene encoding adenine deaminase encodes MKIKDIIPVALGEEKPDVLLKNAKLVNVFTGEIEETNIALFRKRIAGVGDYNEGKEVIDLEGKYVLPGFINAHLHIESSMLSPRQFAKAVLLRGTTTVIADPHEISNVLGLDGLEYMIKSTEGIPLNVYIAIPSAVPATNMEISGARLGPEDMVGFVDSYPNRIIALGEVMNFPGVINRDTELLTKIEILRHMYKKIDGHAPGVRGKELNAYIDAFIRSDHECTTKEEALEKISKGMQVFIREGTAAKNLDALIEAVNEMNHHSFSFCTDDREPLDILNEGDIDYLVRRSIDKGIDPIIAIRMATINTARYYNLRSMGAIAPGYKADIIVVDDLKKMDIRMVFKDSKLVVKDGKFVEDMKGIYNDLPKKFGKVILPEFSVDDLKIKNRGKKIRVIKIYEGSLLTDELIVEPKIENDYVVSDIERDIIKIAIFERHTGTNYSLGFVKGFGLKSGAVGSSIGHDSHNIGIIGTNDEDMYLAVKEIEKMNGGMVVVNNGKVLAKLPLPIAGLMTDKELEDVVKDLEFLEEKLKELGAVDATFMTLSFLQLAVIPSLKITNNGLVDVNKQEYVDLFLD; translated from the coding sequence ATGAAAATAAAAGATATTATTCCAGTAGCATTGGGGGAAGAAAAACCTGATGTATTATTAAAAAACGCAAAATTAGTAAATGTTTTTACGGGAGAAATAGAAGAAACAAATATAGCATTATTTAGAAAAAGAATTGCAGGAGTTGGAGATTATAATGAGGGAAAAGAAGTAATTGATTTAGAAGGAAAATACGTCTTACCAGGGTTTATAAACGCACATTTGCATATAGAAAGCTCTATGTTATCTCCAAGACAATTTGCAAAAGCAGTGCTATTAAGAGGGACAACAACAGTAATAGCAGATCCACATGAAATATCTAATGTATTGGGGTTAGATGGTTTAGAATATATGATTAAATCAACAGAAGGTATACCATTAAATGTATATATTGCAATTCCATCTGCAGTTCCTGCTACCAATATGGAAATTTCTGGTGCGAGACTTGGTCCTGAAGATATGGTTGGTTTTGTTGATTCTTATCCTAATAGAATTATTGCATTGGGTGAGGTAATGAATTTTCCTGGAGTAATTAATAGGGATACAGAATTACTAACAAAAATAGAAATTTTAAGACATATGTATAAGAAAATAGATGGACATGCACCTGGTGTTAGGGGAAAAGAATTAAATGCATATATTGATGCGTTTATTAGATCTGATCATGAATGTACAACTAAAGAAGAAGCTTTAGAAAAGATTAGTAAAGGTATGCAAGTCTTTATTAGAGAAGGCACTGCAGCAAAGAATTTAGATGCATTAATTGAAGCAGTAAATGAAATGAATCATCATAGTTTTTCTTTTTGTACAGATGATAGGGAACCTTTAGATATATTAAATGAAGGAGATATAGATTACTTAGTAAGAAGAAGTATTGATAAAGGTATAGATCCAATTATAGCTATTAGAATGGCAACAATAAATACAGCAAGATATTATAATTTAAGAAGTATGGGAGCAATTGCACCAGGATACAAAGCGGATATAATAGTAGTAGATGATTTGAAAAAGATGGATATTAGAATGGTATTTAAAGATTCTAAATTAGTAGTTAAAGATGGAAAGTTTGTAGAAGATATGAAAGGTATATACAATGATTTACCAAAAAAGTTTGGTAAGGTAATATTACCAGAGTTTTCTGTTGATGATTTAAAAATAAAAAATAGGGGTAAAAAAATTAGGGTTATTAAAATATATGAAGGATCATTATTGACAGATGAATTAATAGTAGAACCAAAAATAGAAAATGATTATGTGGTTTCTGATATTGAAAGAGATATAATAAAAATAGCAATATTTGAAAGACATACAGGAACTAATTATTCTCTTGGATTTGTAAAGGGATTTGGTTTAAAAAGTGGAGCCGTTGGTTCAAGTATAGGTCATGATTCACATAATATCGGAATAATTGGCACTAATGATGAAGATATGTATTTAGCTGTTAAGGAGATAGAAAAAATGAATGGTGGAATGGTTGTTGTTAATAATGGTAAAGTGTTAGCTAAACTTCCACTTCCTATAGCAGGATTAATGACAGATAAAGAATTAGAAGATGTAGTTAAAGATTTAGAATTTTTAGAAGAAAAGTTAAAAGAACTAGGTGCAGTAGATGCAACATTTATGACATTATCATTTTTACAATTAGCTGTTATTCCAAGCTTGAAAATAACCAATAACGGACTTGTAGACGTTAATAAACAAGAATATGTAGATTTATTTCTAGATTAG
- a CDS encoding BMP family ABC transporter substrate-binding protein, giving the protein MKKLLVVLLVVILSLSLFGKVKVALLINGTLGDKSFFDSAARGMKMAEEQLGVETKIIEMGYNPAEWEPTLEDISDLGEYDLIIVGTWQMVELLQRIAPLYPDQKYVIFDDAVDYSQGNLDNVYSITYKQNEGSFLAGALAALVSKSDKFKYSVPDKKIIGFLGGMDIPVINDFLVGYIEGAKYVDPEMKVLISYVGAWNDPAKGKEFTLSMYRQGADVVFAVAGETGNGVLAAAKEMDKWGIGVDSDMQLLYEEKDMDIVKHTLTSMLKNVDYSLFRAIKLYMEGKMPLGKAEALGLKERGVGLADNKYFKEIMEVDPWILVQLKDLELAIIRGDIEVPTAYGMSNEELNKIRDSVRP; this is encoded by the coding sequence ATGAAAAAATTATTGGTAGTGTTATTAGTAGTTATATTATCATTATCATTATTTGGAAAAGTAAAAGTTGCATTATTAATTAATGGTACATTGGGTGATAAATCATTCTTCGATTCTGCAGCAAGAGGAATGAAAATGGCAGAAGAACAATTAGGAGTTGAAACAAAGATAATTGAAATGGGATACAATCCTGCAGAATGGGAACCAACATTAGAAGATATTTCTGATCTTGGGGAATATGATTTAATTATTGTAGGTACATGGCAAATGGTTGAATTATTACAAAGAATTGCACCATTATATCCAGATCAAAAATATGTAATATTTGATGATGCAGTAGATTATTCACAAGGAAATTTAGATAATGTTTATTCAATAACATATAAACAAAATGAAGGATCATTCTTAGCTGGTGCATTAGCTGCATTAGTATCAAAATCAGATAAATTTAAATATTCAGTTCCTGATAAAAAGATAATAGGATTTTTAGGCGGTATGGATATTCCTGTTATTAATGATTTCTTAGTTGGATACATTGAAGGTGCAAAATATGTAGATCCAGAAATGAAAGTTTTAATTTCATATGTAGGTGCATGGAATGATCCAGCAAAAGGAAAAGAATTTACATTATCTATGTATAGACAAGGAGCAGATGTAGTATTTGCAGTAGCTGGTGAAACAGGAAATGGAGTATTAGCAGCAGCAAAAGAAATGGACAAATGGGGTATAGGTGTTGACTCTGATATGCAATTATTATATGAAGAAAAAGATATGGATATAGTAAAACATACATTAACATCTATGTTGAAAAATGTTGATTATTCATTATTTAGAGCTATTAAATTATATATGGAAGGAAAAATGCCATTAGGTAAAGCAGAAGCATTAGGATTAAAAGAAAGAGGTGTAGGATTAGCAGATAACAAATATTTCAAAGAAATAATGGAAGTTGATCCTTGGATATTAGTACAATTAAAAGATTTAGAATTAGCTATTATTAGAGGAGATATTGAAGTTCCAACAGCATATGGAATGAGTAACGAAGAATTAAACAAAATTAGAGATTCTGTAAGACCATAA
- a CDS encoding ABC transporter ATP-binding protein has product MSEFFLEMRNIWKVYPNGVTANKGVNLRVKKGEIHALLGENGAGKSTLMKILFGFEKPTEGEIYYNGELVHINSPYKAIELKIGMVHQHFMLVPSLTVVENIILGMEPRKGLSIDLKKSIEFVEKEMNRYGLPVPLNEKVKDISVGMKQRVEIIKTLVRGADLIILDEPTAVLTPQETVELFRALKNLTKAGKTVIFITHKLNEVKEIADRITVLRRGKTIGEAEVKDITEKDMSRMMVGRDVDIEIDKSPANPGKIVLEAKNLEFTRFDGVKMLKGVNLKLREGEILGIAGVEGNGQTELVDIITGMDKPEKGEIYIFGKNMMDADNPHEFRKSGMSFIPADRMIYGVSKEDSIEENLISDRFEKEPYSKKGVLKYKNITENAIKMINEFDIRTDGPKTAVKMLSGGNIQKVVVAREFTANSKIIIADQPTRGIDIAAADFIRRRLVKERDNNVAVLLVSSDLTELLEVSDRILVIYHGEFVAHFKDVKKINEEILGEYMLGIKKMSKEEMGDLV; this is encoded by the coding sequence ATGAGCGAATTCTTTCTTGAAATGAGAAATATATGGAAGGTTTATCCGAATGGTGTTACAGCAAATAAAGGAGTAAACTTAAGAGTAAAAAAAGGTGAAATACATGCACTTTTAGGAGAAAACGGTGCAGGTAAAAGTACTTTAATGAAAATATTATTTGGATTTGAAAAACCAACAGAAGGTGAGATTTATTATAATGGTGAATTAGTACATATAAATTCGCCATATAAGGCTATAGAATTAAAAATAGGTATGGTTCACCAACATTTTATGTTAGTGCCATCTTTAACTGTAGTAGAGAATATAATTCTTGGTATGGAACCAAGAAAAGGGTTATCAATAGACTTAAAAAAGTCTATTGAATTTGTAGAGAAAGAGATGAATAGATATGGACTACCAGTACCTCTAAATGAAAAGGTTAAAGATATTAGTGTTGGTATGAAACAACGAGTTGAAATTATAAAAACATTGGTTAGAGGTGCTGATTTAATTATTTTAGATGAACCTACAGCTGTATTAACTCCTCAAGAAACTGTGGAATTATTTAGAGCTTTAAAAAATTTAACTAAAGCAGGAAAAACTGTTATATTCATTACTCATAAGTTAAATGAGGTTAAAGAAATTGCAGATAGAATAACAGTTTTAAGACGTGGTAAAACTATTGGAGAAGCAGAGGTTAAAGATATTACAGAAAAAGATATGTCTAGAATGATGGTTGGTAGAGATGTTGATATAGAAATAGACAAATCACCAGCAAATCCTGGAAAAATAGTTTTAGAAGCTAAAAACCTTGAATTTACTAGATTTGATGGAGTTAAAATGCTCAAAGGTGTAAATTTAAAATTAAGAGAAGGAGAAATACTTGGAATAGCTGGAGTTGAAGGAAACGGTCAAACAGAATTAGTTGATATAATAACTGGAATGGATAAACCAGAAAAAGGTGAGATTTATATATTTGGAAAAAATATGATGGACGCAGATAATCCACATGAATTTAGAAAATCTGGTATGAGTTTTATCCCAGCTGATAGAATGATATATGGAGTTTCTAAAGAGGATTCTATAGAAGAAAATCTAATAAGTGATAGATTTGAAAAAGAACCATATTCAAAAAAGGGAGTATTAAAGTATAAAAACATTACAGAAAATGCTATAAAAATGATTAATGAATTTGATATACGTACAGATGGTCCAAAAACAGCAGTAAAAATGTTATCTGGAGGTAATATACAAAAGGTTGTTGTTGCAAGAGAATTTACAGCAAATTCAAAGATTATTATAGCTGATCAACCAACACGAGGTATTGATATTGCAGCTGCAGATTTTATAAGAAGACGTCTTGTAAAAGAAAGAGATAATAATGTTGCAGTATTATTAGTATCTTCTGATTTAACAGAATTATTAGAAGTATCAGATAGAATTTTAGTAATTTATCATGGAGAATTTGTTGCTCATTTTAAAGATGTTAAGAAAATTAATGAAGAGATATTAGGTGAATATATGCTTGGAATTAAAAAAATGTCTAAAGAAGAAATGGGTGATTTAGTATGA
- a CDS encoding ABC transporter permease, whose amino-acid sequence MKSTKRYEIYRTAIAIGIALLLGYILILVTVFPDGDMAFAEKMRAAFKEANESFKTFLLSPILKQRSGEWVFNLRGFIQWINESVPIIITGLAVSLIFTAKHFNIGAEGQLFLGAAIATGAAIYFPSIPIITPILVILIASLVGAGWSAIPGYLKSKWNASEVVTSLMLNYVALYMGLFIIKTFLRDPNAGQLVSLKFSDSASLFLLNSRYRWHSGILIALALSFALWFVMKKTTWGYKVRLIGNNKHFAYYSGINTQKTFFQVHLLSGAIAGTAGIIELLGYYGRFVWLYSPGYGWDGIIIATLARNNPIYVPIAALFLSYIRVGAKTMGRYTNIPPEMVSILQATIILLVTAEAFLSQMRQRAIEKEARSTEEAIAGGDANE is encoded by the coding sequence ATGAAATCAACGAAAAGATATGAAATATATAGAACAGCAATAGCTATAGGTATTGCATTATTATTAGGATATATTTTGATATTAGTTACAGTATTTCCAGATGGTGATATGGCTTTTGCAGAAAAAATGAGAGCTGCTTTTAAAGAAGCAAATGAATCTTTTAAAACATTTTTACTTTCTCCTATACTTAAACAAAGAAGTGGAGAATGGGTATTTAATTTAAGAGGTTTTATTCAATGGATAAATGAAAGTGTTCCTATTATTATAACTGGATTAGCAGTATCTTTGATATTTACCGCAAAACATTTTAATATCGGTGCAGAAGGTCAATTGTTTTTAGGTGCGGCAATAGCAACAGGTGCAGCTATATATTTCCCATCAATACCTATAATAACTCCAATTTTAGTAATATTAATTGCTTCATTGGTGGGTGCGGGATGGTCGGCTATACCTGGATATTTAAAATCAAAATGGAATGCATCAGAAGTTGTTACATCTTTGATGCTTAACTATGTTGCATTATATATGGGTTTATTTATAATTAAAACATTTTTAAGAGATCCTAATGCAGGTCAATTGGTATCGTTAAAATTCTCTGATTCTGCTTCATTATTTTTATTAAACTCAAGATATAGATGGCATAGTGGAATTCTTATTGCATTAGCACTTAGTTTTGCATTGTGGTTTGTTATGAAAAAAACTACTTGGGGATATAAGGTAAGATTAATAGGTAATAATAAGCATTTTGCATATTATTCTGGAATTAATACACAAAAAACATTTTTCCAAGTTCATTTGTTGAGTGGTGCAATAGCTGGAACCGCTGGTATTATTGAACTTTTGGGATATTACGGAAGATTTGTTTGGTTGTATTCACCTGGATATGGTTGGGATGGAATTATCATAGCAACACTTGCTAGAAATAATCCTATTTATGTTCCAATAGCAGCATTATTCCTTTCTTACATTAGAGTTGGTGCTAAAACTATGGGTAGATATACAAATATTCCACCAGAAATGGTATCTATACTACAAGCAACAATTATATTATTAGTAACAGCAGAAGCATTCTTATCACAAATGAGACAAAGAGCTATAGAAAAGGAAGCTAGAAGTACAGAAGAAGCAATAGCTGGTGGTGATGCAAATGAATAA
- a CDS encoding ABC transporter permease, protein MNNVLSSILSWEFVAAGIRVTTPILLAALGALVAELSGTPNIALEGTMLFSAFVGVIISGFTHSLWLSVIGALITGIIMSSILAYFSLKLKTDIIMAAIALNIFASGGTIYALYLLTGDKGSSASLKSLVLPSIDIPILKDIPILGDILSGHHILTYVAIILVFLIQYMLYRTPLGLRIRSVGESPDAARSVGISVFKTQYTALIISGMLASLGGIFLSMGYVEWFARDMTSGRGFIALAAQALGGTSAYGVALGSLLFGFSEALSFSLQFLNIPYEVTQSMPFIITVGALAFYAWNKAKNKKNRDI, encoded by the coding sequence ATGAATAATGTATTAAGTTCTATATTATCCTGGGAATTTGTGGCAGCAGGAATAAGGGTTACAACACCAATATTATTAGCAGCTTTAGGTGCTTTAGTTGCAGAATTATCAGGAACTCCAAATATTGCTCTTGAAGGTACAATGTTATTTTCTGCATTTGTTGGTGTAATTATTAGTGGTTTTACCCACAGTCTATGGTTGTCTGTAATAGGTGCTTTAATAACTGGAATAATAATGTCATCTATTTTGGCATATTTCTCACTAAAATTAAAAACAGATATAATTATGGCAGCTATTGCATTAAATATTTTCGCTAGTGGTGGTACAATATATGCATTATACTTATTAACTGGAGATAAGGGTTCGTCAGCATCATTAAAATCTTTGGTATTGCCAAGTATTGATATACCAATATTAAAAGATATACCAATATTAGGAGATATTTTAAGCGGACATCATATTTTAACCTATGTTGCAATAATATTAGTGTTTTTAATTCAATATATGTTATACAGAACACCACTTGGATTAAGAATTAGATCAGTAGGTGAATCTCCAGATGCAGCACGTTCTGTTGGTATTTCTGTGTTTAAAACACAGTATACAGCATTAATTATTAGTGGTATGCTTGCAAGTTTAGGTGGAATATTCCTATCAATGGGTTATGTTGAATGGTTTGCTAGAGATATGACCTCAGGTAGAGGGTTTATAGCTTTAGCAGCACAAGCATTAGGTGGAACATCAGCATATGGTGTTGCATTGGGCTCATTGTTATTTGGTTTTTCAGAAGCATTATCATTCTCATTGCAATTCTTAAATATTCCATATGAAGTTACACAATCTATGCCGTTTATTATTACGGTAGGTGCATTAGCTTTCTATGCTTGGAATAAGGCTAAGAATAAGAAAAATAGAGATATATGA
- a CDS encoding biotin transporter BioY: MRNKISLLGLFTAFLIVTSWIKIPTPFGVPFTLQVFGVILTIYFLKRDAWKAILIYILLGALGLPVFAGFAGGISVIFGPTGGYIIGFLIATLVAYLPFDNIINGFLAILIIYIFGVSGLMIKLDLSLIKAIKIGFLPFIIFDSIKVILGYYTYKLTQKYEINIS, translated from the coding sequence ATGAGGAATAAAATATCATTATTAGGATTATTTACAGCATTTTTAATAGTTACATCTTGGATTAAGATTCCTACTCCATTTGGAGTTCCTTTTACTCTTCAAGTTTTTGGAGTTATTCTTACAATATATTTTTTAAAAAGAGATGCGTGGAAAGCTATATTAATATATATATTATTAGGTGCATTAGGATTACCAGTTTTTGCAGGTTTTGCTGGAGGTATTTCAGTAATTTTTGGACCTACTGGAGGATATATAATAGGATTTTTAATAGCTACTCTTGTTGCATATTTGCCTTTTGATAATATAATTAATGGGTTTTTAGCTATTTTAATCATTTATATTTTTGGCGTGTCTGGATTGATGATTAAGCTTGATTTATCTTTAATAAAAGCAATAAAAATAGGATTTTTACCGTTTATAATTTTTGATTCAATAAAGGTTATACTTGGATATTATACATATAAGTTAACACAAAAATATGAAATTAATATAAGTTAG
- a CDS encoding ATP-binding protein — protein sequence MKKLPIGIQDYKEIIEGNYIYVDKTKYIFDLIDNGKYYFLSRPRRFGKSLTISTLYYIFKGEKELFKDTYIYDKWEFKEYPIIKLDMSDNVLKDLESFLKSLDNNIEKIYREYGITSDIDDVSMKFGNLIESLNKKYNEKVVILIDEYESPILEHINNKKEAEKIRGYLREFYKKVKTKDEYIKFVFITGIMKFTKTGVFSALNNLNDISLDNDYSQMLGYTQEELEYYFNEHIEETAKEMGISKEELLKEIKTYYNGFSFDGEHFVYNPFSILKFFQKKKFQNYWFESGSPSFIYEYVKGRKIEYEDLVKYTVNSLDFTTREIEEANANIFFVQAGYLTFKGKEKYGLEEEYILDYPNLEVKNSFSKLILEANYNLENDKLKELNKTIWKLLSKNKIDELIEEIKRIISAIPYNLHQNRESYYHSLIYTILASAGLNVTAEELTNLGKIDLVLEHNDKIYLFEIKLDKSAKEAIEQIKEKIYYEKYKNNEVYIIGINIDSEKRNIDEYIIEKI from the coding sequence ATGAAAAAATTGCCGATAGGGATACAGGATTATAAGGAAATAATTGAAGGTAATTATATATATGTAGATAAAACAAAATATATTTTTGATTTAATAGATAATGGAAAATATTATTTTTTATCTCGTCCTAGAAGATTTGGAAAGAGCTTAACAATATCAACATTATATTATATATTCAAAGGTGAAAAAGAATTATTTAAAGATACATACATATATGACAAATGGGAATTCAAAGAATATCCAATTATAAAATTAGATATGTCTGATAATGTATTAAAAGATTTAGAATCATTTCTTAAATCTTTAGATAATAATATAGAAAAAATATATAGGGAATATGGAATAACCTCAGATATAGATGATGTATCAATGAAATTTGGTAATTTAATAGAAAGTTTAAATAAAAAATATAATGAGAAGGTAGTAATATTAATAGATGAATATGAATCACCAATATTAGAACATATAAACAATAAGAAAGAAGCAGAAAAAATAAGAGGGTACTTAAGAGAATTCTATAAGAAAGTAAAAACAAAAGATGAATACATTAAATTTGTATTCATCACAGGAATAATGAAATTCACAAAAACAGGAGTATTTTCCGCATTAAATAATTTAAACGATATATCATTAGACAATGATTATTCTCAAATGTTAGGATATACACAAGAAGAATTGGAATATTATTTCAATGAACATATAGAAGAGACTGCAAAAGAAATGGGAATAAGTAAAGAAGAACTATTAAAAGAAATAAAAACATATTATAATGGGTTCTCATTTGATGGAGAACATTTTGTATATAATCCATTTTCAATATTAAAATTCTTTCAAAAAAAGAAATTTCAAAATTATTGGTTTGAAAGCGGATCACCATCATTCATATATGAATATGTAAAAGGAAGAAAAATAGAATACGAAGATTTAGTAAAATACACAGTAAATTCACTAGATTTTACAACAAGAGAAATAGAAGAAGCAAATGCTAATATATTTTTTGTACAAGCTGGATACTTAACATTTAAAGGAAAAGAAAAATATGGTCTTGAAGAAGAGTATATATTAGATTATCCAAATTTAGAAGTAAAAAATAGTTTTTCAAAATTAATTTTGGAAGCAAATTATAATTTAGAAAATGATAAACTAAAAGAATTAAATAAAACAATATGGAAATTATTGTCAAAAAATAAAATAGATGAATTAATAGAAGAAATAAAAAGAATAATAAGTGCAATTCCGTATAATTTACATCAAAATAGAGAAAGTTATTATCATTCATTAATATATACAATATTAGCATCAGCAGGATTAAATGTAACAGCAGAAGAATTAACAAATCTTGGAAAAATAGATTTAGTATTAGAACATAATGATAAAATATATTTATTTGAAATAAAATTAGACAAAAGCGCTAAAGAAGCTATAGAACAAATAAAAGAAAAGATATACTATGAAAAATATAAAAATAATGAAGTTTATATTATTGGAATAAACATAGATTCGGAAAAAAGAAATATTGATGAATATATTATAGAAAAAATATAA